The following are encoded in a window of Dioscorea cayenensis subsp. rotundata cultivar TDr96_F1 chromosome 16, TDr96_F1_v2_PseudoChromosome.rev07_lg8_w22 25.fasta, whole genome shotgun sequence genomic DNA:
- the LOC120279650 gene encoding LOW QUALITY PROTEIN: 60S acidic ribosomal protein P0-like (The sequence of the model RefSeq protein was modified relative to this genomic sequence to represent the inferred CDS: inserted 1 base in 1 codon; deleted 3 bases in 2 codons), producing MAIKLSKAEKKVQYDKKPCRLLNEYTQVLIVAADNVGSNQMQNIRXGLRGDSIVLMGKNTLIRRCVKLHAENTGNKALLNLLPLLVGNVGMIFTKGDLKEVSEEVAKYKVGAPARVGLVAPIDVIVPPGNTGLDPSQTSFFQVLNIPTKINKGTVEIITPVELIKKGEKVGSSEAALLAKLGIRPFSYGLVVLSVYNDGSVFSPEVLDLTDDDLITKFANGVSVLTSLSLAISYPTLAAAPHMFINAYKNVLAVALATDYSYPQAEKVKEYLKDPTKFAVAAAPVAAAETASTPAAAAEPEKKEEPAEESDDDMGFSLFD from the exons ATGGCAATCAAGCTTTCCAAGGCGGAGAAGAAGGTGCAGTACGATAAGAAGCCGTGCCGTTTGCTCAATGAGTACACCCAGGTT TTGATCGTGGCGGCCGACAACGTGGGATCGAACCAGATGCAGAACATCA AAGGGCTGCGCGGCGATTCTATTGTGCTTATGGGCAAGAATACTCTGATTCGCCGTTGCGTCAAGCTCCATGCGGAGAACACTGGCAACAAGGCGTTGCTGAACCTTCTTCCACTCCTCGTA GGGAATGTGGGAATGATTTTCACCAAGGGAGATTTGAAGGAGGTCAGTGAGGAAGTCGCTAAGTACAAG GTTGGAGCTCCTGCTCGTGTCGGACTTGTTGCTCCTATTGATGTAATTGTTCCTCCAGGAAACACTGGTTTGGATCCATCACAAACCTCCTTCTTTCAG GTTTTGAATATTCCAACCAAGATTAACAAGGGTACTGTTGAAATTATCACCCCTGTTGAACTGATTAAAAAGGGCGAGAAAGTAGGCTCTTCTGAGGCTGCCCTCCTGGCCAAGCTTGGAATAAGGCCCTTCTCATATGGCCTTGTTGTTTTGTCTGTCTATAATGACGGCTCAGTGTTCAGCCCTGAAGTGCTTGACCTCACAGATGATGATCTTATTACTAAGTTTGCAAATGGTGTCTCTGTGCTCACCTCACTTTCATTAGCCATATCTTACCCGACCTTAGCAGCAGCACCTCACATGTTCATCAATGCTTACAAGAATGTTCTTGCAGTTGCTCTTGCAACTGATTATTCTTACCCACAGGCCGAGAAAGTG AAAGAGTATTTGAAG GATCCAACCAAGTTCGCTGTTGCAGCTGCTCCTGTTGCTGCTGCAGAAACTGCATCTACACCAGCTGCAGCTGCCGAACCAGAAAAGAAAGAGGAACCTGCTGAGGAATCTGATGATGATATGGGATTTAGCTTGTTTGATTAG
- the LOC120279556 gene encoding probable inactive leucine-rich repeat receptor kinase XIAO, producing MLNPIDFLALQEIHSSLEDTPGSNFLLAWDFSSDPCSFPGVLCNPTTNHVVSLSLGDPRAGAPGLTGKLHPSLSLLSELTDLSLVPGRVYGLIPPSLSLLRRLRFLALSENFLSGPIPQSLSSLPSLQTLDLSFNLLSGSIPPPPPSLSFLILSHNRLSGTIPSAIGGNPRLLRLDLKHNHFTAIGGIVREFVRLFLWTGSGRENLKFNVRWTHRNLAIVSSLASRSMVDFAYDDNGSPILTGLGDC from the exons ATGCTAAACCCAATAGACTTTCTTGCTCTACAAGAAATCCACTCTTCCTTAGAAGACACACCAGGCTCCAACTTCCTCCTCGCCTGGGACTTCTCCTCTGACCCCTGCTCCTTTCCCGGCGTCCTCTGCAACCCTACCACCAACCACGTCGTCTCCCTCTCCCTCGGCGATCCCCGCGCCGGCGCCCCCGGCCTCACCGGCAAGCTCCATCCCTCCCTCTCCCTCCTCTCCGAACTCACCGACCTCTCCCTCGTCCCCGGCCGTGTCTACGGCCTTATCCCTCCTTCCCTTTCCCTCCTCCGCCGTCTCCGCTTCCTCGCCCTCTCCGAGAACTTCCTCTCCGGCCCAATCCCTCAATCCCTCTCTTCCCTTCCATCCCTTCAAACCCTAGATCTCAGCTTCAATCTCCTCTCCGGCTCTATCCCTCCTCCTCCACCCTCTCTCTCATTTCTCATCCTCTCCCACAACCGCCTCTCCGGCACGATTCCCTCCGCCATCGGTGGCAACCCTCGCCTTCTCCGTCTTGACCTCAAGCACAACCATTTCACCGCCATCGGTGGAATCGTCCGTGAATTCGTAAGGCTTTTTCTCTGGACCGGTTCCGGCAGGGAGAACCTCAAGTTTAACGTCCGCTGGACCCACCGGAACCTTGCCATCGTTAGTAGTTTAGCATCTAGATCAATGGTGGATTTTGCATATGATGATAATGGCTCCCCAATATTGACA GGACTAGGAGATTGCTGA